A region of the Gemmatimonadota bacterium genome:
CGGTCCGTCTCCGGCACAGTGCTCAACGCTGGCGGAACTTCACGACGCCTTCGCCTCCTGCGATGCGTGTGAACTCGCCGGGACGCGCACGCGTTTCGTCTTCGGGACCGGCAACCCGAATGCGGGCGTGTTGTTCGTCGGTGAGGCTCCGGGGCGGGACGAGGACCTGCAGGGAGAGCCTTTTGTCGGACGCGCCGGGCAACTCCTCGATCGCATTCTCGCGGCGGTCGGGTTCGACCGGAAGTCCATATACATTGCGAATATCCTAAAATGTCGCCCCCCGGGAAACCGGGATCCGCTTCCGCAGGAGATTTCCGCGTGCCGGTCCATTCTCAACCGTCAGGTGGAACTGATTCGCCCCGTGGTCATCTGTACGCTGGGGTCCTTCGCCGCCCGAACGCTCTTGAGCACATCGGACGGGATCTCACGCCTTCGCGGACGGATTCACGAGTACCGGGGCGTTCCCGTCATCCCGACCTACCACCCGGCTGCCCTTCTTCGGAACGAGCGTTGGAAGCGTCCCGTCTGGGAGGATGTCCAGGTGCTGCGTCGGGAGTATGATCAACGGTCGGCGCAGGCCGACCCCGACCCCAGCCGAGGTATGCCATGACCACTTCCCCACAGGATCCCCGCCCGGAGGCTGCGGCCCGCGTGCTCGCCCCGGATGAAGACTACGGCACCCAACCGGATGCGCCGGCCCCGAGAGCCCCTCGCGCGGAGCGGGCGGCGTCCGGCCGCGTGCCGCCCCAGTCGCTGGAGGCGGAGCGTTCGGTTCTCGCGTCCATGATGCTGGACCCCGAAGCCGTGAATACCGTCGTCCAGCTCCTGCGCCCGGAAGACTTCTACCGACCCGCGCACACCGCCATCTGCGGGGCGGTCATCTCGCTCTACGAAAAGGGAGAGGCCGTAGACACGCTGACGCTGTCGGAAGAACTCGCCCGGACCGGACAACTGGAGAAGGCGGGCGGGCGGGTTCATCTGGCGGAGCTGCTGGATTCCGTCTCCAGTGCGGCGAATGTGGAGTTCCATGCGCGGATCGTTCTGGAGAAGTCCATTCT
Encoded here:
- a CDS encoding uracil-DNA glycosylase; amino-acid sequence: MTVGSRVANRRELLDLSSRLRSYAALQGVLHEGGPVSAAAVAPSSAPPPTPRRPQPAARVMAARAVAAQASPEPSPAPSGPSPAQCSTLAELHDAFASCDACELAGTRTRFVFGTGNPNAGVLFVGEAPGRDEDLQGEPFVGRAGQLLDRILAAVGFDRKSIYIANILKCRPPGNRDPLPQEISACRSILNRQVELIRPVVICTLGSFAARTLLSTSDGISRLRGRIHEYRGVPVIPTYHPAALLRNERWKRPVWEDVQVLRREYDQRSAQADPDPSRGMP